GGTTGTTGGTGAGGTTGGCATAGCGGGGCGGATGCCAGGTCGCCAGCAGTTCCCGGCACGTCCGCTCCAACTGCTCGCGGGTCAAGGGCTCCGTCAGCCCCAACGTCTTGAGGGCCCGTTCGATGTCTTCCGGCTCGGGGGTCGTCATCTTGCGGTCAATCCAGTCTGACAAACGGCTTCAACCCCTGTCAATGCGCCTTCCATGACCAGGACGTTGCCCATCCTCCAGCCTGCCAAGATCTTCACGGAGCGGGACTACCGGCAGGTGCTGATCCGGGAGATGGACGCGGGCAAGATTCCGCTCAGCCTGGGGAAGAGCTGTCCGGTCCAGTGCGAGTTCTGCTACGAGACCGACCATTCCTACCGGGAGACCCTGGAGCCGCCCAAGACGACCGACGAGGACTGGGCCTTCATCCTCGACTACATCAACAAGAAGCCGACGGATCCGCTGCAGTTCTGGTGTCTGGGCGGGAACGAGTACATGGAGTGGACCGACCTGTTCCTCCACCCCAAGGCGATGGAGTGGGTCGAGGATTTCCTCACGTACACGGACAAGAGCATCCAGTTCTTCACGGTCGGGTTCGTCCACGTGCCCAAGATCCACCAGTTGGCGGCCCGGTATCCGGGCCGGATCAACTTCGAGCTGTCGGTCATCACGCTGAGCGACTATCGCCAGCGGCTGATGCCGCACGCGCCCTCCGTCAAGCACCTGCTGAAGGTGCTGGACGGTCCCGCGGTCTCTTCGGCCAACTTCTACAGCTTCGATGCCCACACGATGTCCAAGGACGCGGTCACGATCTCCGGGGTCAACCGCAAGTGCGTGCTCTGGATGGGCTGCCTGACGCCGGTCCGCGGCATCAAGCCGGACACGGCCGATCTGATGCGGCAGGGGCGGAAGCACCTGCCGGACGAGGCGCGGCGGGCCTACGACGCCGGGCTCCCGAACATGACCACGATCCACACGGAGGCGCCCATCACGGCCTTCCTGAACCGCAAGCGGATCGTGAGCCTCTTCGACTCGCTGGAGCTGGAGAAGAAGGACACGGTCGTCACGGCCGGGAGCGTCCACAAGATCCTGACCCTCTACCGGAAGAACCGGGCGCGGTTCCTCTACGTGCCGAACGCCACGCTCGGCGGGGATTCCGACTGCACCGTGCTCCTGACCTTCGACGACATCGCCCGGCGGCTGTCCGGCCAGAAGGTCGTGCACGTGCCCAAGTGCGTCATGCAGTCGGGCCGGGGGCCGCTCACCGACATCGCAGGCGTGACGGTCGAGGAGTTCATCCGCAAGACCGGCGTCACGGTGAAGGTCCTCCACAAGATCAATACCAACTTCGCGAACCGCCAGCTTTACCGGAACGGTTTCCTCAAGAATTACGTCGAGGACTACCTGACGCACCCGCTGACCCAATCCTACGAAGCCCTCCCGCTGCCGGCCTGATCGTCGCGTTGACAAAGGGCCGTGCCTGACCTAGAGTAGCCCACCGCCTATGGGCTCCGAACGACGCACCCTCCGCTTCTACCAAGCCGACGTCTTCACCGACCTGCCCTTCAGCGGCAATCCGGTCGCGGTCGTGCCGGACGCGAGCGGCCTCGCTGACCTGGAGCTCCAGCGCATCGCGCGCGAGATGAACCTGTCCGAGACGGTCTTCGTGCTGGCCCCGACCGATCCGGCCGCGGCGGCCAAGATCCGGATCTTCACGCCGACCCGCGAGATCCCCTTCGCCGGCCATCCGGTGCTCGGCACCTTTTTCGTGCTCGGCAAGATCGGGCGTCTGACGTGCCGGGAGCCGGTGACCCGGCTCATGTACGAGTGCAACATCGGGGTGTTCCCGGTCGAGCTGCACGCGGGGGACGGGGAGATCCTGCGGGTCGTTATGACCCAGCCCAAGCCGCAGTTCCTGGGCTCGGTCGAGCCAGTGAAGGACCTGTTCGAGGTCGCCAACGCGCTGGGCCTGTCCAAGAAAGTCATCACCGGCACCAAGCTGCCGGTGGAGGTGGTCTCCACGGGCCTGCCGGTGATGATCGTGCCGATCCGGACCCTCACCGCGGTCCGGTCCATCGAGCCGGACTTCGCCGCGATCAACGAGATCTGCGCCCGCTACGGGGCCAACGGCATCATGGTCTTCACGACGGTGACGGTGGAGGAGCCGTCCACGGTGCACACCAGGATGTTCGCCTCACCGATCGGGGTCACGGAAGATCCGGCCACCGGCAGCGCCAGCGGGGCCCTGGGCGCCTACCTGGTTCACAACGGGGTGGTGGAAGTGGGACCGACGACCGAGATCATCGCCGAGCAGGGGTACGAGCTGGAGCGGCCTTCGCGTATCCTGATCCAGGTCCGGTCGGACGACGACGCGATCCAGGAAGTGAAGGTCGGTGGCCAGGCGGTGATGGTCATCGAAGGGGCGGTGACGTTCTAACACAGCGCAGGCGCGAGGTTCGGGGCGCGAGGCGAGAGGCGGTGTCGTCGACGAAGCGACGCGAGGAGCGATGAAAGCGGTCGTCTTCCACGAGCACGGGGGGCCGGAGCAGCTCCGGTACGAGGAAGTGGCCGATCCCCGGATCGCCCCGCGGGAGGTCCTGGTGCGGGTCAAAGCCTGCGCCCTGAACCACCTGGACATCTGGATCAGGCAGGGGATTCCGGCCTATCAGATTCCGCTCCCGCACATCTCCGGCTGCGACGTGGCCGGCGTCGTGGCGCAGGTCGGCGCGGAGGTGCCGGGGCTCTCGGTCGGCGACCGGGTGTTCGTCTCGCCGGGGCTGAGCTGCTGGCGCTGCGAATGGTGTCTGGCCGGCCGCGACAACCAGTGCCCGTCGTTCACGGTGCTGGGGGCGCAGGTGGACGGGGGCTATGCCGAGCTCGTCAAGGTCCCTGGCGTGAACGTGCTCCCGATCCCGGGAGATCTGCCCTTCGAGCAGGCCGCCGCCTTTCCGCTCGTCTCGGTGACGGCCTGGCACATGCTCTTCACCCTGGCCGGGCTGCGGCCCGGCGAGACCGTCCTGGTCATGGGCGCGGGCAGCGGGGTCGGCAGCATCGCGGTCCAGATGGCCCGGCTGGCCGGGGCCCGCGTGATCACCACGGTCGGCAAGGAGGAGAAAATCGCCAAGGCGAGGGCAATCGGGGCGGACGAGGTCATCGTCCACTCGCGGGAGAACGTGGCCAAGCGGGTCAAGGCCGTCACGGATGGCCGGGGCGTCGAGGTAGTGCTCGAGCACATCGGGCCGGCAGTCTGGGACCAGTGCCTCGCCTCCCTCGCCAGGGGAGGGCGGCTGGTCACCTGCGGGGCCACCACCGGAGGCGAGGTCAAGCTGGACTTGCGCCACGTCTTCTCCCGACAGCTGACGATCGAGGGCTCCTACATGGGGACCAGGGCGGAGCTGTTGAAGGCGGCGGCGCTGGTCGGGCGAGGGCAGCTCAAGCCGGTCGTGGACCGGACGTTTCCCTTGCGCGAGGCCCGGGCCGCGCAGGAGCATCTGTTGAGCCGGAACTTTTTCGGGAAGGTCGTCCTGACCGCACCGTAGCATAAGGACGAAGGATCAATCCAAGGGAGGAAGCAGTGTCTACGATCAATCAGATGATGCAGAGGAAGCTGAAGCAGATCGCCCATACCGCCTCCATTCGCGAGGCCGCCATGCGCATGTCGAGCGAGCGGGTCGGCTCGCTGATGGTCGAACGGAAGGGGCAGCTCGTCGGCATCGTGACGGACACCGACATCGTGCGGAAAGCCGCCGCGGCCGGGAAGAGCCTCGACAAGGAGACGGTCGAGAGCATCATGAGCAGCCCGATCGCGACGATCGAAGGGAATCGCTCCGTTCAGGACGCCCACGACATGATGGGGGATCTGGGGATCCGGCATCTGGGGGTGACCGAGAAGGGGAACCTGGTCGGGCTCGTGTCCGTCCGGGATCTGCTGGTCTACTTCAAGCGGGTATCAGAACCGAAGATCGCCCAAGATTGAGTTGAGGACGGCTCGGGGCTAGAGGCAAGGGGCTAGGGGTTGCAGAAACCTGCAACGGAGTACGGGCCTCTCGCCACTTGCCTCGTGCCGCTTGCCCGGTTATTTCGTGATCTCCCGGACGATGTGGCCGAGCTCGGGCAGGATCAGCTTTTCCATGGCCAGTCGGACGGCCCCTTCGGAGCCGGGGGTGGAGAAGACGATCCGGCCCCGGTACAGGCCGGCGGTCGCGCGGGTCATGATCGCCGGGGAGCCGATGTCCTCGTAGGTCAGGTGGCGGAAGACCTCGCCGAATCCGTCCAGCCGCTTCTCCAGCAGGGCGTCCACCGCTTCGAACGTGGAGTCCCGGCGGGAGATGCCGGTCCCCCCGTTGATGATGATCGCCTGCACCGCGTCGTTCCTGACGCCCGCCTC
This portion of the Nitrospirota bacterium genome encodes:
- a CDS encoding CBS domain-containing protein, with product MSTINQMMQRKLKQIAHTASIREAAMRMSSERVGSLMVERKGQLVGIVTDTDIVRKAAAAGKSLDKETVESIMSSPIATIEGNRSVQDAHDMMGDLGIRHLGVTEKGNLVGLVSVRDLLVYFKRVSEPKIAQD
- a CDS encoding MogA/MoaB family molybdenum cofactor biosynthesis protein; this translates as MVITCSDTRTPDTDTSGKLIRTLLEKHGHSVAAYHLVKDEPVQIRATIEAGVRNDAVQAIIINGGTGISRRDSTFEAVDALLEKRLDGFGEVFRHLTYEDIGSPAIMTRATAGLYRGRIVFSTPGSEGAVRLAMEKLILPELGHIVREITK
- a CDS encoding PhzF family phenazine biosynthesis protein — protein: MGSERRTLRFYQADVFTDLPFSGNPVAVVPDASGLADLELQRIAREMNLSETVFVLAPTDPAAAAKIRIFTPTREIPFAGHPVLGTFFVLGKIGRLTCREPVTRLMYECNIGVFPVELHAGDGEILRVVMTQPKPQFLGSVEPVKDLFEVANALGLSKKVITGTKLPVEVVSTGLPVMIVPIRTLTAVRSIEPDFAAINEICARYGANGIMVFTTVTVEEPSTVHTRMFASPIGVTEDPATGSASGALGAYLVHNGVVEVGPTTEIIAEQGYELERPSRILIQVRSDDDAIQEVKVGGQAVMVIEGAVTF
- a CDS encoding zinc-binding dehydrogenase, with the protein product MKAVVFHEHGGPEQLRYEEVADPRIAPREVLVRVKACALNHLDIWIRQGIPAYQIPLPHISGCDVAGVVAQVGAEVPGLSVGDRVFVSPGLSCWRCEWCLAGRDNQCPSFTVLGAQVDGGYAELVKVPGVNVLPIPGDLPFEQAAAFPLVSVTAWHMLFTLAGLRPGETVLVMGAGSGVGSIAVQMARLAGARVITTVGKEEKIAKARAIGADEVIVHSRENVAKRVKAVTDGRGVEVVLEHIGPAVWDQCLASLARGGRLVTCGATTGGEVKLDLRHVFSRQLTIEGSYMGTRAELLKAAALVGRGQLKPVVDRTFPLREARAAQEHLLSRNFFGKVVLTAP